One window of the Triticum dicoccoides isolate Atlit2015 ecotype Zavitan chromosome 3B, WEW_v2.0, whole genome shotgun sequence genome contains the following:
- the LOC119278727 gene encoding THO complex subunit 2-like isoform X3 encodes MAPPLQAPDYRYVTEECLREWKGQSAAAFRLPDPVPRARFLYELCWAMVRGDLPPQKCRAALDSVVFVEEARQEESGSVLADIVAHLGQDITISGEYRSRLVKMTKSLVESSLIVPRLLQERCDEEFLWEVELSKSKGQDLKAKEVRVNTRLLYQQTKFNLVREESEGYAKLVTLLCQVGSDLACQNTSSATISIVKSLIGHFDLDPNRVFDIVLECFELYPDNSIFYQLIPLFPKSHAAQILGFKFQYYQQLDVNSPVPSGLFRIAALLVKSGLIDLDNLYAHLLPNDDEAFEHFGSFVSRKIDEATKIGKINLAATGKDLMDEEKQEITIDLYTALEMENDIIDERAPEIEKNQKLGLLLGFLSVHDWDHAQLLFERLAQLNPVEHVEICDALFRIVEKTISSAYSTYCQTHHKITRNINTHMLDASSVSSPSYLVDLPKEFFQMLAACGPYLHRDTQLFQKVCRVLKVYHASSKESARTAGVMSPESQVEEALGSCLLPSLQLIPANPAVDMEIWGVLSLLPYEVRYRLYGEWEKDTEQNPIVLAARQTAKLDTRRLLKRLAKENLKQLGRMVAKLAHANPMTVLRTIVQQVEAYRDMINPVVDAFKYLTQLEYDILQYIVIERLAQGGREKVKDDGLNLSDWLQCLASFWGHLCKKHHSMELKCLFQYIVNQLKKGLGTELVVLEELIQQMANVQYTENMTDEQVDAMAGSETLRLQSSLFGSTRNYKVLNKSINKLRDSLLPKDEPKLAIPLLLLIAQHRSKIIINADATYIKMVSEQFDRCHGILLQYAEFLSSAIAPSTYVQLIPPLEDLVYKYHIEPDVAFLIYRPVMRLFRSANGGEACWPLDDNEEGESVSYDEMILHGDSSQKSIMWSDLLNTIRTILPAKAWNGLSPELYATFWGLTLYDLHFPKDRYDAEIKKLHENLKQLEDSSDNSSIAISRRKKDKERIQDLLDKLNNESDKHQQHVISVLQRLTREKDKWLSSSPDALKINMEFLQRCIYPRCVLSMQDAVYCATFVQMMHSLGTPFFNTVNHIDVFICKTLQPMICCCTEYEAGRLGRFLHETLKMAYHWKSDESVYERECGNKPGFAVYFRFPNSQRVSYPQFVKVHWKWSGRITKVLNQCMESKEYMEIRNALIVLTKITSIFPVMRKSGINIEKRVAKLKGDEREDLKVLATGVAAALAARKSSWVSEEEFGMGHLDLKPVPAIPIAGNQYADPSTAKDHSVRAKSVEGRHERSENAMKPDAHKKNASTTNGSDIQIPSSSAQGKGSGVARGVDEPLKLLSDDGVKVLKPTAEPETRAAQKRAVQNAAKVSKHDVVKEDAKPGRSTSRGLNQQTSAIPVDREVLSQAADGVLDTNPTSPLVGTNGNIHPAPRKQKRSVPVEEQERTGKRRKGEIEGRDGDLTEHHTDKEKKLDSRSVDKSRSVDHERGASEEQNLIRAEKLKEKFDDKYDRDHREKADRSERRRGEDVVERPTDRSLERRERSIEKMQDRVPEKGREDRNKEERNKIKHEPIDRAYAIKNEPIDRAYAIKNEPIDRAHTGKHEPIDRAHTSDERFRGQSLPPPPPLPTSFVPQSVAANRRDEDSDRRGSSTRHTQRSSPRRDEKERWHLEENAPLSQDDGKHRREEDLRDRKREDRDVSSSKVDDRDRDKVNTVKEDSDPNSASKRRKVKREQSALEAGEYAPSAPQPPSVGPGNSQFEIRERERKGAISQHRPSHADDLPRMHAKDSTSKTSRREADQTHDREWEEEKRPRTEAKRKHRK; translated from the exons GTCAGAGTCAACACACGACTTCTTTATCAGCAAACTAAATTCAACCTTGTAAGAGAGGAAAGTGAGGGCTATGCCAAGTTG GTAACCCTACTTTGTCAAGTAGGTTCAGATTTGGCTTGCCAAAATACTTCTTCAGCAACTATCAGCATTGTAAAG TCATTAATTGGACATTTTGACCTGGACCCGAATCGTGTATTTGACATT GTGTTGGAATGTTTTGAACTCTATCCAGACAACAGTATCTTTTATCAGCTTATACCTCTTTTTCCAAAG TCCCATGCTGCTCAAATTTTGGGGTTTAAATTTCAATATTATCAACAATTGGATGTAAACAGCCCTGTTCCATCTGGTCTTTTCCGAATAGCAGCGCTGTTGGTCAAATCTGGCCTTATTGACCTTGATAATCT CTACGCTCATTTACTTCCGAATGATGATGAGGCGTTTGAGCATTTTGGCTCCTTTGTTTCAAGGAAAATTGATGAG gctactaaaataggcaaaataaATCTTGCTGCTACTGGAAAGGACCTTATGGATGAAGAGAAGCAAGAAATAACGATCGATTTATACACAGCACTGGAGATGGAAAATGATATAATTGATGAACGAGCCCCTGAGATAGAAAAGAACCAGAAGCTTGGACTTCTTCTTGGTTTCCTCTCAGTCCATGATTG GGACCATGCACAGCTACTATTTGAACGTCTTGCGCAGCTAAATCCTGTCGAGCACGTTGAAATTTGTGATGCTTTATTTAG AATTGTTGAGAAGACTATTTCGTCAGCCTACAGTACATATTGTCAAACACATCATAAAATCACCCGTAACATCAACACTCATATGTTGGATGCATCATCTGTCTCTTCACCAAGTTATTTGGTTGATCTGCCAAAGGAGTTTTTCCAAATGCTTGCCGCTTGTGGACCATACCTTCACCGTGACACACAATTATTCCAGAAG GTTTGCAGAGTGTTAAAGGTGTATCATGCCTCGTCAAAAGAATCAGCCCGTACAGCAGGTGTAATGTCTCCAGAATCTcaggttgaagaagcacttggGTCATGCTTGCTTCCTTCACTGCAGCTTATACCTGCCAATCCTGCTGTTGATATGGAGATATGGGGAGTTCTTTCCCTTCTTCCTTATGAG GTGCGCTATCGTTTGTATGGTGAGTGGGAGAAGGACACTGAACAAAACCCAATTGTCCTTGCTGCAAGGCAAACAGCAAAG CTGGACACCAGACGGCTCTTAAAACGGCTGGCCAAGGAAAATCTGAAGCAGCTTGGCCGCATGGTGGCTAAACTTGCTCATGCAAATCCAATGACTGTGCTTCGGACAATTGTCCAACAG GTTGAAGCATACAGGGACATGATAAATCCAGTTGTGGATGCTTTTAAATACTTGACTCAG CTGGAATATGATATTTTGCAATATATTGTAATCGAACGGTTGGCTCAAGGTGGTCGTGAGAAAGTAAAGGATGACGGCCTTAACCTGTCAGACTGGCTTCAGTGTCTGGCATCATTCTGGGGACACCT CTGCAAGAAGCATCATTCCATGGAGCTTAAATGCCTCTTCCAATACATAGTTAATCAACTGAAGAAAGGATTGGGTACTGAGCTTGTTGTACTTGAG GAACTCATTCAGCAAATGGCAAATGTACAGTACACTGAGAACATGACTGATGAACAGGTTGATGCTATGGCAGGAAGTGAAACGTTGCGGCTTCAATCTTCGCTGTTTGGATCAACACGGAACTATAAG GTCCTGAATAAGTCTATTAACAAATTGCGGGATTCTTTGCTTCCAAAAGATGAACCCAAACTTGCAATTCCTCTACTACTGCTCATTGCCCAACACAGATCCAA GATTATAATAAATGCAGATGCCACATATATCAAAATGGTTAGCGAGCAGTTCGATAGATGCCATGGAATACTACTTCAGTATGCCGAGTTTCTTTCAAGTGCCATAGCTCCATCAACCTATGTTCAACTAATACCTCCGCTGGAAGATCTGGTTTATAAATATCATATCGAGCCAGAC GTTGCTTTTCTTATATACCGGCCTGTAATGAGGCTTTTCAGAAGCGCTAACGGTGGCGAGGCCTGTTGGCCTCTGGATGACAATGAAGAAGGGGAGTCTGTATCATATGATGAAATGATCTTGCATGGCGATTCATCTCAGAAGTCAATCAT GTGGTCAGATCTTCTCAACACAATCCGAACAATTTTGCCAGCAAAAGCGTGGAACGGTCTTTCACCTGAATTGTATGCTACTTTCTGGGGTTTAACACTGTATGATCTTCATTTTCCAAAAGATCGTTATGATGCAGAAATCAAGAAGCTGCATGAAAATCTCAAACAACTTGAAGATAGCTCAGATAACTCTAGCATTGCAATATCACGGCGTAAGAAGGACAAGGAGAGAATCCAAGATTTGCTGGACAAATTGAACAATGAATCTGACAAGCATCAACAGCACGTTATATCAGTGCTCCAAAGGCTAACCCGTGAAAAGGATAAATGGCTGAGTTCCAGTCCGGACGCACTGAAGATCAACATGGAATTTCTCCAGCGGTGCATATATCCACGCTGTGTTCTTAGCATGCAGGATGCTGTGTATTGTGCTACATTCGTCCAGATGATGCATTCACTTGGGACTCCATTTTTCAACACGGTGAATCATATAGATGTTTTCATCTGCAAGACACTACAGCCAATGATCTGTTGTTGTACCGAATATGAGGCTGGCAGGCTTGGAAGGTTTCTTCATGAGACCCTGAAGATGGCTTACCATTGGAAG AGTGACGAATCAGTATATGAGCGTGAATGTGGAAATAAGCCGGGATTCGCTGTATACTTCAGATTTCCAAATAGTCAACGCGTATCTTATCCTCAGTTCGTTAAA GTTCATTGGAAATGGAGTGGAAGAATTACCAAGGTGCTTAATCAATGTATGGAATCAAAAGAATACATGGAAATCAGAAACGCCCTTATTGTTCTCACAAAGATAACTAGTATTTTTCCTGTGATGCGAAAAAGCGGTATCAACATTGAGAAAAGG GTTGCGAAGCTAAAGGGGGATGAGAGAGAAGATCTGAAAGTACTGGCCACTGGTGTAGCTGCTGCTCTGGCAGCTCGGAAG AGTTCATGGGTATCTGAAGAAGAGTTTGGCATGGGTCACCTTGATCTGAAGCCAGTGCCTGCAATACCTATTGCTG GAAATCAGTATGCAGATCCCTCGACAGCAAAAGATCACAGCGTTCGTGCAAAATCTGTAGAGGGTAGGCATGAAAGGTCAGAAAATGCAATGAAGCCTGATGCCCATAAGAAGAATGCCTCGACTACAAACGGATCTGATATTCAAATACCATCTTCCTCTGCACAAGGAAAAGGTTCAGGGGTTGCACGTGGTGTGGATGAACCTCTGAAACTTTTGTCCGATGATGGAGTTAAAGTCTTGAAGCCTACTGCAGAACCTGAG ACAAGAGCGGCACAAAAGCGTGCTGTACAAAATGCTGCAAAGGTATCTAAGCATGATGTGGTGAAGGAAGATGCAAAACCTGGGAGATCTACTAGCAGGGGTCTTAATCAACAAACCTCTGCTATTCCTGTTGACAGAGAAGTATTGTCTCAGGCAGCTGATGGTGTGCTGGATACTAATCCCACTAGTCCGTTGGTTGGCACAAATGGTAATATACATCCGGCACCACGAAAG CAAAAAAGATCTGTTCCCGTTGAAGAACAAGAGAGGACAGGTAAACGAAGGAAAGGAGAGATTGAAGGCAGGGATGGTGACTTGACGGAGCACCATACGgacaaagaaaaaaaattggaCTCACGATCAGTAGATAAATCTCGTTCTGTGGATCATGAGAGAGGTGCTAGTGAGGAACAAAACCTAATTCGGGCAGAGAAATTAAAAGAAAAGTTCGATGATAAATATGACAGAGATCATAGAGAAAAAGCAGACCGGTCCGAGAGGCGCCGTGGAGAAGACGTGGTTGAAAGACCAACAGACAGATCATTGGAAAGGAGAGAGCGTTCTATTGAAAAGATGCAAGACAGAGTTCCTGAAAAAGGAAGAGAAGACAGGAATAAGGAGGAGAGGAACAAAATTAAGCATGAACCCATAGATCGAGCATATGCTATTAAGAATGAACCCATAGATCGAGCATATGCTATTAAGAATGAACCCATAGACCGAGCACATACTGGTAAGCATGAACCCATAGACCGAGCACATACTTCTGATGAACGCTTCCGAGGGCAAAGcttgccaccacctccacctcttccAACTAGTTTTGTACCCCAATCAGTCGCTGCTAACCGAAGAGATGAAGACAGTGACCGAAGGGGCAGCAGCACCAGGCATACCCAACGGTCGTCTCCCAGGCGTGATGAGAAAGAAAGGTGGCACTTGGAGGAGAATGCTCCGCTCTCACAGGATGATGGGAAGCACCGAAGAGAGGAAGATCTCCGGGATAGAAAGCGTGAAGATAGGGATGTTTCATCAAGCAAG GTAGACGACAGGGATAGGGACAAAGTTAATACTGTGAAAGAAGATAGTGATCCTAATAGTGCATCCAAACGGCGGAAGGTTAAAAGAGAACAGTCTGCTTTGGAAGCTGGGGAATACGCGCCTTCTGCTCCACAGCCTCCGAGCGTTGGACCTGGTAACTCACAGTTTGAAatacgagagagagaaagaaagggtGCTATTTCACAGCATCGGCCATCACATGCTGATGACCTTCCTAGGATGCATGCCAAGGATTCAACAAGCAAGACAAGTCGTAGAGAGGCTGACCA AACACATGATAGAGAGTGGGAAGAGGAGAAGAGGCCAAGGACTGAAGCAAAAAGGAAGCATCGGAAGTAG
- the LOC119278727 gene encoding THO complex subunit 2-like isoform X2, translating into MAPPLQAPDYRYVTEECLREWKGQSAAAFRLPDPVPRARFLYELCWAMVRGDLPPQKCRAALDSVVFVEEARQEESGSVLADIVAHLGQDITISGEYRSRLVKMTKSLVESSLIVPRLLQERCDEEFLWEVELSKSKGQDLKAKEVRVNTRLLYQQTKFNLVREESEGYAKLVTLLCQVGSDLACQNTSSATISIVKSLIGHFDLDPNRVFDIVLECFELYPDNSIFYQLIPLFPKSHAAQILGFKFQYYQQLDVNSPVPSGLFRIAALLVKSGLIDLDNLYAHLLPNDDEAFEHFGSFVSRKIDEATKIGKINLAATGKDLMDEEKQEITIDLYTALEMENDIIDERAPEIEKNQKLGLLLGFLSVHDWDHAQLLFERLAQLNPVEHVEICDALFRIVEKTISSAYSTYCQTHHKITRNINTHMLDASSVSSPSYLVDLPKEFFQMLAACGPYLHRDTQLFQKVCRVLKVYHASSKESARTAGVMSPESQVEEALGSCLLPSLQLIPANPAVDMEIWGVLSLLPYEVRYRLYGEWEKDTEQNPIVLAARQTAKLDTRRLLKRLAKENLKQLGRMVAKLAHANPMTVLRTIVQQVEAYRDMINPVVDAFKYLTQLEYDILQYIVIERLAQGGREKVKDDGLNLSDWLQCLASFWGHLCKKHHSMELKCLFQYIVNQLKKGLGTELVVLEELIQQMANVQYTENMTDEQVDAMAGSETLRLQSSLFGSTRNYKVLNKSINKLRDSLLPKDEPKLAIPLLLLIAQHRSKIIINADATYIKMVSEQFDRCHGILLQYAEFLSSAIAPSTYVQLIPPLEDLVYKYHIEPDVAFLIYRPVMRLFRSANGGEACWPLDDNEEGESVSYDEMILHGDSSQKSIMWSDLLNTIRTILPAKAWNGLSPELYATFWGLTLYDLHFPKDRYDAEIKKLHENLKQLEDSSDNSSIAISRRKKDKERIQDLLDKLNNESDKHQQHVISVLQRLTREKDKWLSSSPDALKINMEFLQRCIYPRCVLSMQDAVYCATFVQMMHSLGTPFFNTVNHIDVFICKTLQPMICCCTEYEAGRLGRFLHETLKMAYHWKVHWKWSGRITKVLNQCMESKEYMEIRNALIVLTKITSIFPVMRKSGINIEKRVAKLKGDEREDLKVLATGVAAALAARKSSWVSEEEFGMGHLDLKPVPAIPIAGNQYADPSTAKDHSVRAKSVEGRHERSENAMKPDAHKKNASTTNGSDIQIPSSSAQGKGSGVARGVDEPLKLLSDDGVKVLKPTAEPETRAAQKRAVQNAAKVSKHDVVKEDAKPGRSTSRGLNQQTSAIPVDREVLSQAADGVLDTNPTSPLVGTNGNIHPAPRKVSASSQRSTVLAAHSGGTANPTGEGESADLIDSTVKQQKRSVPVEEQERTGKRRKGEIEGRDGDLTEHHTDKEKKLDSRSVDKSRSVDHERGASEEQNLIRAEKLKEKFDDKYDRDHREKADRSERRRGEDVVERPTDRSLERRERSIEKMQDRVPEKGREDRNKEERNKIKHEPIDRAYAIKNEPIDRAYAIKNEPIDRAHTGKHEPIDRAHTSDERFRGQSLPPPPPLPTSFVPQSVAANRRDEDSDRRGSSTRHTQRSSPRRDEKERWHLEENAPLSQDDGKHRREEDLRDRKREDRDVSSSKVDDRDRDKVNTVKEDSDPNSASKRRKVKREQSALEAGEYAPSAPQPPSVGPGNSQFEIRERERKGAISQHRPSHADDLPRMHAKDSTSKTSRREADQTHDREWEEEKRPRTEAKRKHRK; encoded by the exons GTCAGAGTCAACACACGACTTCTTTATCAGCAAACTAAATTCAACCTTGTAAGAGAGGAAAGTGAGGGCTATGCCAAGTTG GTAACCCTACTTTGTCAAGTAGGTTCAGATTTGGCTTGCCAAAATACTTCTTCAGCAACTATCAGCATTGTAAAG TCATTAATTGGACATTTTGACCTGGACCCGAATCGTGTATTTGACATT GTGTTGGAATGTTTTGAACTCTATCCAGACAACAGTATCTTTTATCAGCTTATACCTCTTTTTCCAAAG TCCCATGCTGCTCAAATTTTGGGGTTTAAATTTCAATATTATCAACAATTGGATGTAAACAGCCCTGTTCCATCTGGTCTTTTCCGAATAGCAGCGCTGTTGGTCAAATCTGGCCTTATTGACCTTGATAATCT CTACGCTCATTTACTTCCGAATGATGATGAGGCGTTTGAGCATTTTGGCTCCTTTGTTTCAAGGAAAATTGATGAG gctactaaaataggcaaaataaATCTTGCTGCTACTGGAAAGGACCTTATGGATGAAGAGAAGCAAGAAATAACGATCGATTTATACACAGCACTGGAGATGGAAAATGATATAATTGATGAACGAGCCCCTGAGATAGAAAAGAACCAGAAGCTTGGACTTCTTCTTGGTTTCCTCTCAGTCCATGATTG GGACCATGCACAGCTACTATTTGAACGTCTTGCGCAGCTAAATCCTGTCGAGCACGTTGAAATTTGTGATGCTTTATTTAG AATTGTTGAGAAGACTATTTCGTCAGCCTACAGTACATATTGTCAAACACATCATAAAATCACCCGTAACATCAACACTCATATGTTGGATGCATCATCTGTCTCTTCACCAAGTTATTTGGTTGATCTGCCAAAGGAGTTTTTCCAAATGCTTGCCGCTTGTGGACCATACCTTCACCGTGACACACAATTATTCCAGAAG GTTTGCAGAGTGTTAAAGGTGTATCATGCCTCGTCAAAAGAATCAGCCCGTACAGCAGGTGTAATGTCTCCAGAATCTcaggttgaagaagcacttggGTCATGCTTGCTTCCTTCACTGCAGCTTATACCTGCCAATCCTGCTGTTGATATGGAGATATGGGGAGTTCTTTCCCTTCTTCCTTATGAG GTGCGCTATCGTTTGTATGGTGAGTGGGAGAAGGACACTGAACAAAACCCAATTGTCCTTGCTGCAAGGCAAACAGCAAAG CTGGACACCAGACGGCTCTTAAAACGGCTGGCCAAGGAAAATCTGAAGCAGCTTGGCCGCATGGTGGCTAAACTTGCTCATGCAAATCCAATGACTGTGCTTCGGACAATTGTCCAACAG GTTGAAGCATACAGGGACATGATAAATCCAGTTGTGGATGCTTTTAAATACTTGACTCAG CTGGAATATGATATTTTGCAATATATTGTAATCGAACGGTTGGCTCAAGGTGGTCGTGAGAAAGTAAAGGATGACGGCCTTAACCTGTCAGACTGGCTTCAGTGTCTGGCATCATTCTGGGGACACCT CTGCAAGAAGCATCATTCCATGGAGCTTAAATGCCTCTTCCAATACATAGTTAATCAACTGAAGAAAGGATTGGGTACTGAGCTTGTTGTACTTGAG GAACTCATTCAGCAAATGGCAAATGTACAGTACACTGAGAACATGACTGATGAACAGGTTGATGCTATGGCAGGAAGTGAAACGTTGCGGCTTCAATCTTCGCTGTTTGGATCAACACGGAACTATAAG GTCCTGAATAAGTCTATTAACAAATTGCGGGATTCTTTGCTTCCAAAAGATGAACCCAAACTTGCAATTCCTCTACTACTGCTCATTGCCCAACACAGATCCAA GATTATAATAAATGCAGATGCCACATATATCAAAATGGTTAGCGAGCAGTTCGATAGATGCCATGGAATACTACTTCAGTATGCCGAGTTTCTTTCAAGTGCCATAGCTCCATCAACCTATGTTCAACTAATACCTCCGCTGGAAGATCTGGTTTATAAATATCATATCGAGCCAGAC GTTGCTTTTCTTATATACCGGCCTGTAATGAGGCTTTTCAGAAGCGCTAACGGTGGCGAGGCCTGTTGGCCTCTGGATGACAATGAAGAAGGGGAGTCTGTATCATATGATGAAATGATCTTGCATGGCGATTCATCTCAGAAGTCAATCAT GTGGTCAGATCTTCTCAACACAATCCGAACAATTTTGCCAGCAAAAGCGTGGAACGGTCTTTCACCTGAATTGTATGCTACTTTCTGGGGTTTAACACTGTATGATCTTCATTTTCCAAAAGATCGTTATGATGCAGAAATCAAGAAGCTGCATGAAAATCTCAAACAACTTGAAGATAGCTCAGATAACTCTAGCATTGCAATATCACGGCGTAAGAAGGACAAGGAGAGAATCCAAGATTTGCTGGACAAATTGAACAATGAATCTGACAAGCATCAACAGCACGTTATATCAGTGCTCCAAAGGCTAACCCGTGAAAAGGATAAATGGCTGAGTTCCAGTCCGGACGCACTGAAGATCAACATGGAATTTCTCCAGCGGTGCATATATCCACGCTGTGTTCTTAGCATGCAGGATGCTGTGTATTGTGCTACATTCGTCCAGATGATGCATTCACTTGGGACTCCATTTTTCAACACGGTGAATCATATAGATGTTTTCATCTGCAAGACACTACAGCCAATGATCTGTTGTTGTACCGAATATGAGGCTGGCAGGCTTGGAAGGTTTCTTCATGAGACCCTGAAGATGGCTTACCATTGGAAG GTTCATTGGAAATGGAGTGGAAGAATTACCAAGGTGCTTAATCAATGTATGGAATCAAAAGAATACATGGAAATCAGAAACGCCCTTATTGTTCTCACAAAGATAACTAGTATTTTTCCTGTGATGCGAAAAAGCGGTATCAACATTGAGAAAAGG GTTGCGAAGCTAAAGGGGGATGAGAGAGAAGATCTGAAAGTACTGGCCACTGGTGTAGCTGCTGCTCTGGCAGCTCGGAAG AGTTCATGGGTATCTGAAGAAGAGTTTGGCATGGGTCACCTTGATCTGAAGCCAGTGCCTGCAATACCTATTGCTG GAAATCAGTATGCAGATCCCTCGACAGCAAAAGATCACAGCGTTCGTGCAAAATCTGTAGAGGGTAGGCATGAAAGGTCAGAAAATGCAATGAAGCCTGATGCCCATAAGAAGAATGCCTCGACTACAAACGGATCTGATATTCAAATACCATCTTCCTCTGCACAAGGAAAAGGTTCAGGGGTTGCACGTGGTGTGGATGAACCTCTGAAACTTTTGTCCGATGATGGAGTTAAAGTCTTGAAGCCTACTGCAGAACCTGAG ACAAGAGCGGCACAAAAGCGTGCTGTACAAAATGCTGCAAAGGTATCTAAGCATGATGTGGTGAAGGAAGATGCAAAACCTGGGAGATCTACTAGCAGGGGTCTTAATCAACAAACCTCTGCTATTCCTGTTGACAGAGAAGTATTGTCTCAGGCAGCTGATGGTGTGCTGGATACTAATCCCACTAGTCCGTTGGTTGGCACAAATGGTAATATACATCCGGCACCACGAAAGGTATCTGCATCCTCCCAAAGATCAACAGTATTGGCTGCACATAGCGGTGGAACAGCTAATCCCACCGGTGAAGGTGAATCTGCTGACTTGATTGATTCTACCGTGAAACAGCAAAAAAGATCTGTTCCCGTTGAAGAACAAGAGAGGACAGGTAAACGAAGGAAAGGAGAGATTGAAGGCAGGGATGGTGACTTGACGGAGCACCATACGgacaaagaaaaaaaattggaCTCACGATCAGTAGATAAATCTCGTTCTGTGGATCATGAGAGAGGTGCTAGTGAGGAACAAAACCTAATTCGGGCAGAGAAATTAAAAGAAAAGTTCGATGATAAATATGACAGAGATCATAGAGAAAAAGCAGACCGGTCCGAGAGGCGCCGTGGAGAAGACGTGGTTGAAAGACCAACAGACAGATCATTGGAAAGGAGAGAGCGTTCTATTGAAAAGATGCAAGACAGAGTTCCTGAAAAAGGAAGAGAAGACAGGAATAAGGAGGAGAGGAACAAAATTAAGCATGAACCCATAGATCGAGCATATGCTATTAAGAATGAACCCATAGATCGAGCATATGCTATTAAGAATGAACCCATAGACCGAGCACATACTGGTAAGCATGAACCCATAGACCGAGCACATACTTCTGATGAACGCTTCCGAGGGCAAAGcttgccaccacctccacctcttccAACTAGTTTTGTACCCCAATCAGTCGCTGCTAACCGAAGAGATGAAGACAGTGACCGAAGGGGCAGCAGCACCAGGCATACCCAACGGTCGTCTCCCAGGCGTGATGAGAAAGAAAGGTGGCACTTGGAGGAGAATGCTCCGCTCTCACAGGATGATGGGAAGCACCGAAGAGAGGAAGATCTCCGGGATAGAAAGCGTGAAGATAGGGATGTTTCATCAAGCAAG GTAGACGACAGGGATAGGGACAAAGTTAATACTGTGAAAGAAGATAGTGATCCTAATAGTGCATCCAAACGGCGGAAGGTTAAAAGAGAACAGTCTGCTTTGGAAGCTGGGGAATACGCGCCTTCTGCTCCACAGCCTCCGAGCGTTGGACCTGGTAACTCACAGTTTGAAatacgagagagagaaagaaagggtGCTATTTCACAGCATCGGCCATCACATGCTGATGACCTTCCTAGGATGCATGCCAAGGATTCAACAAGCAAGACAAGTCGTAGAGAGGCTGACCA AACACATGATAGAGAGTGGGAAGAGGAGAAGAGGCCAAGGACTGAAGCAAAAAGGAAGCATCGGAAGTAG